In Nostoc edaphicum CCNP1411, the sequence TTGATTGAAGATTTGTCGCTAATTCCCATGCCTAGTATATCCTTGGATGGTTTTAGCCCTCTGAAGCGAGATGAGAACTTCTACTTATGGTTGGCATTGAGATTGGCTATTGAGGAGATGAGGGGGATGAGGGAGCAGGGGAAGCAGGGGAAGCAGGGGGAGCAGGATAAGATAAGATAACGGAGAAGAGTTTTCCCCCTGCCCCCTGCTCTTTTCAATGCCCCATGACCCATGCCCAATTTACCGTTGGTCAATGGGGGTATAAGTAACTTCGTGCAGACCGTTATAAACCTGGGTAGGACGGAAAATCCGGTTTTCTGCTAGTTGTTCTTTCCAGTGGGCTAACCAACCGGCAACGCGAGCGATCGCAAATATTGGCGTAAATAAGTCTGTAGGAATACCCATCTTCCTGTAGACCAAACCGGAATAAAAGTCAATATTGGGATAAATTCCTTTGCTACCGAGTTTTTCCTCTACCACTCGTTCCATTTCTTGAGCAATGTCATAGAACTTGTCATGGCCAAACTTTTCAAACAATTGCTCTGCGAGTCCTTGTAAAATTATGGCTCGTGGGTCTTTCACCTTATAAACACGATGTCCAAAGCCCATAATCTTAGATTTAGTTTGCAGACAATGCTCTATGTAGGGACGGACATTTTCCACAGAGCCAATTTTTTCCAACATCTGAATTACTTCTTCATTGGCTCCACCATGCAGAGGCCCACCCAAAGTTCCGACGGCACTAGCAACCACAGCATAAGGATCGGTCAAGGTGGAAGCTGTCACCCTGGCACTGAAAGTGGAAGCATTCATTGTATGCTCGACCTGAAGTATCAAGCAGATATCAAAAACTCGCGCCATCAGAGGATCGGGTTCTTGCTCATCAAGCATGTATAGAAAGTTGGCGGAGTAGTCTAAGTCATCACGAGGACGTACCGGATCATTGCCTTTTCGCATCAGTTGGAACGCCGCCACCATCGTGGG encodes:
- a CDS encoding citrate synthase — protein: MMVCEYKPGLEGIPAAQSSISYVDGQKGILEYRGIRIEELAEKSTFLETAYLLIWGELPSKEELKTFEHEVRYHRRIKYRIRDMMKCFPESGHPMDALQASAAALGLFYSLRDLHNPVYIRESVVRLIATIPTMVAAFQLMRKGNDPVRPRDDLDYSANFLYMLDEQEPDPLMARVFDICLILQVEHTMNASTFSARVTASTLTDPYAVVASAVGTLGGPLHGGANEEVIQMLEKIGSVENVRPYIEHCLQTKSKIMGFGHRVYKVKDPRAIILQGLAEQLFEKFGHDKFYDIAQEMERVVEEKLGSKGIYPNIDFYSGLVYRKMGIPTDLFTPIFAIARVAGWLAHWKEQLAENRIFRPTQVYNGLHEVTYTPIDQR